A region from the Geobacillus vulcani PSS1 genome encodes:
- a CDS encoding arsenic transporter: MSITSAMVLFAFFFTIMLIYWRPKGMNEAIPATIGALIVIASGAVNASHLMDISIKVSGAAMTIISTLVMALVLESIGFFHWIASLLAQRSNGSGIRLFWYTNALCFLMTLFFNNDGSIMITTPILLLLLNSFQLKKHQKLPYLISGALIATASSAPIGVSNMVNLISLKIIDMNLYMQTAMMFVPSVLGLLFLLGLLFLVFYHDIPKTLPPMAVPITPLSFFHHPLQNRSAYDEMKVSENKMKMILLFVLTIRLSLFAASYMHIPIEVVALTGSCVLLGWRWYALKMSPYDVLRKAPWHILMFAFGMYVIIYGLNHIGLSHYVTKLSGLHASDMFSSMFVMGSMLSVLSNLFNNHPALMIGTLALTEMNMDPLIAKAAYASMIIGSDIGSLLLPTGTLATLLWMHILHQHRCPVSWTAYIRITLLVIPLTVVFTLAMLYSWISILFM, encoded by the coding sequence ATGTCTATTACATCAGCTATGGTCCTCTTTGCCTTTTTCTTTACGATCATGCTCATTTACTGGCGCCCTAAAGGAATGAATGAGGCCATTCCCGCAACCATCGGTGCGCTAATCGTCATCGCCAGCGGAGCGGTGAACGCGTCTCATCTCATGGATATTAGCATCAAAGTAAGCGGGGCAGCCATGACCATCATTTCAACTCTTGTCATGGCACTTGTGCTCGAAAGCATCGGTTTTTTTCATTGGATTGCCTCTCTTCTTGCTCAGCGTTCCAATGGGTCAGGGATCCGGTTATTTTGGTACACCAACGCTCTTTGTTTTCTGATGACGCTTTTTTTTAACAATGACGGCAGCATCATGATCACGACGCCGATTTTACTGTTGCTTTTAAACAGCTTTCAGCTGAAAAAACATCAGAAATTACCGTATCTCATCAGCGGGGCGTTGATTGCCACCGCCTCGAGCGCCCCGATCGGCGTAAGCAACATGGTCAATTTAATTTCATTAAAAATCATCGATATGAACTTATACATGCAGACAGCGATGATGTTTGTTCCCTCAGTGCTTGGGCTGTTGTTTTTGCTGGGGTTGTTGTTTCTCGTTTTTTATCACGATATCCCGAAAACATTGCCACCAATGGCGGTTCCTATTACTCCCCTCTCGTTTTTTCATCATCCTTTGCAGAACCGTTCCGCCTACGATGAGATGAAAGTATCGGAAAACAAAATGAAGATGATTCTTCTGTTCGTGCTAACCATCCGGTTGAGCCTGTTTGCCGCTTCATACATGCATATTCCCATTGAAGTGGTCGCGCTCACAGGATCATGTGTACTATTAGGATGGCGGTGGTATGCTTTAAAGATGAGCCCATACGATGTATTAAGAAAAGCACCTTGGCACATTCTTATGTTTGCTTTCGGGATGTATGTCATCATTTACGGCCTGAACCACATCGGGTTGAGCCATTATGTGACAAAGCTGTCGGGATTGCATGCGTCGGATATGTTTTCATCGATGTTTGTCATGGGATCGATGCTGTCTGTTTTATCCAATCTATTTAATAACCACCCTGCCCTCATGATTGGAACCTTGGCGTTGACAGAAATGAACATGGATCCGCTTATTGCCAAGGCCGCTTACGCCTCCATGATCATCGGCAGCGATATCGGTTCGCTCCTCTTGCCGACGGGAACGCTCGCTACCTTGCTATGGATGCATATTTTACATCAACATCGCTGTCCCGTTTCATGGACAGCCTATATCAGAATTACTTTGCTCGTTATTCCACTGACTGTTGTCTTTACGCTGGCCATGCTGTATAGTTGGATTTCCATTCTATTTATGTAA
- a CDS encoding BMQ_0737 family morphogenetic spore coat protein, with the protein MPINLEQFAQQFDRECIQVCKVYDWTTHVVQLAQDITFTFPTGSLTGVTISQVNCSITLLECAEDARRDIECTVGNQIVTLQAVTLSKTIQVVLEVTGTNTTGAQVTVVSNPALITTSEEVILCAPEGTTVCCNAVQNTFNTCRVGAFTQSGNNITANISVRICQSIVVTFEVILEVAARFCQPRPEIICEEECPVDVFPPQCPAVFPTMM; encoded by the coding sequence ATGCCCATTAATTTAGAGCAATTTGCTCAACAATTTGATCGCGAATGTATCCAAGTCTGTAAAGTATACGACTGGACAACACACGTTGTACAGCTCGCCCAGGATATCACCTTTACGTTTCCAACCGGGTCCTTAACCGGGGTCACGATTTCTCAGGTCAATTGTTCCATCACCTTGTTAGAGTGTGCCGAGGACGCTCGCCGCGATATTGAATGTACAGTAGGAAATCAAATTGTAACCTTGCAAGCCGTCACTTTAAGCAAAACGATTCAAGTCGTATTAGAGGTGACAGGAACGAACACAACGGGTGCCCAAGTCACGGTTGTCAGCAACCCCGCATTGATCACGACCAGCGAAGAAGTGATCCTTTGTGCTCCAGAAGGCACAACGGTATGTTGCAATGCTGTGCAAAATACCTTTAATACTTGCCGCGTAGGAGCGTTTACGCAAAGCGGAAACAACATTACCGCGAATATTTCGGTCAGAATTTGCCAAAGTATTGTAGTGACCTTTGAAGTCATTTTAGAAGTCGCCGCAAGATTCTGCCAGCCTCGTCCGGAAATCATCTGCGAAGAAGAATGTCCTGTGGATGTCTTCCCGCCGCAATGCCCAGCTGTCTTTCCAACGATGATGTAA
- a CDS encoding DNA polymerase IV: protein MATEHEFRGRIIFHVDCNSFFASCEIARDPSLREKPVVVAGDPKERKGIVLAANYVAKQQFGIYTTMPLWEAKKRCPALVVRPPDFIFYREVSRRMFQWLERFSPVLERASIDEGYLDMTGRTPTVHPPALARHIQQELLERLSIPVSIGIAPNKFLAKMASEMKKPLGISVLRKRDVPTTLWPLPVEQMHGVGDKTAEKLYTLGLYTIGDVAKADRALLEQVLGVYGPRLQERANGIDPRPVDPAAGEKRKSIGHSTTLPYDIEEEQKLLAVLRQLAESVGARMNEKRVVSRTVQLTIRYHDFHTITRSQTEAEPLQKAEDLFSVAARLLKKHWDGRPVRLLGVAALHVFDRAGAVKQLDLFHYEEDAKMETLWKTVEQLRERFGDRALQMGVELPRGVHS, encoded by the coding sequence ATGGCAACAGAACATGAATTCCGCGGACGGATCATTTTTCACGTCGACTGCAATTCGTTTTTCGCCAGCTGCGAGATCGCCCGCGACCCGTCGCTCCGGGAAAAGCCGGTGGTCGTAGCGGGGGACCCGAAAGAGCGAAAAGGGATCGTGCTGGCGGCGAACTATGTGGCAAAGCAACAGTTTGGCATCTACACGACGATGCCGCTCTGGGAAGCGAAAAAACGCTGTCCAGCGCTTGTCGTGCGCCCGCCGGATTTCATCTTTTACCGCGAGGTGAGCCGCCGCATGTTCCAATGGCTCGAGCGTTTCTCGCCTGTTTTGGAGCGCGCCTCGATCGATGAAGGCTATTTGGACATGACTGGCCGGACGCCAACGGTTCATCCGCCCGCGTTGGCGCGCCATATCCAGCAGGAACTGCTCGAGCGGTTGTCGATTCCGGTGAGCATCGGCATCGCCCCGAACAAATTTTTGGCAAAAATGGCGAGTGAGATGAAAAAGCCGCTTGGCATCAGCGTGCTGCGCAAACGAGACGTTCCGACCACGCTATGGCCGCTTCCAGTCGAACAGATGCATGGCGTCGGCGATAAAACGGCCGAAAAATTGTATACCCTAGGCCTTTATACGATTGGCGATGTGGCGAAGGCTGATCGGGCGTTGCTTGAGCAGGTGTTGGGCGTCTATGGCCCGCGCTTGCAGGAGCGGGCGAACGGCATCGACCCGCGTCCGGTTGATCCAGCAGCGGGGGAAAAGCGAAAATCGATTGGACACTCAACAACGCTGCCGTACGATATTGAGGAAGAACAGAAACTGCTCGCTGTCTTGCGCCAACTGGCCGAATCGGTCGGCGCCCGGATGAACGAAAAGCGGGTCGTCTCGCGGACCGTTCAGTTGACGATCCGCTACCACGACTTTCACACGATTACTCGCAGCCAAACGGAGGCAGAGCCGCTTCAAAAGGCGGAAGATCTCTTTTCTGTAGCGGCGCGATTGCTGAAAAAGCATTGGGACGGCCGTCCGGTGCGGCTTCTTGGCGTCGCTGCGCTTCATGTGTTTGACCGTGCAGGGGCGGTGAAGCAGCTCGATTTGTTTCATTATGAAGAGGACGCGAAAATGGAGACGCTTTGGAAAACGGTGGAACAGCTGCGGGAGAGATTCGGTGATCGTGCCTTGCAAATGGGCGTTGAGTTGCCGCGCGGCGTTCATTCATGA
- a CDS encoding PH domain-containing protein: MTRKAKRRLHPIAIMAGVGKELKNMIAPLLVIVAAGSRHGFSWNDILVPLAALIYTLVMGVLSWVRFTYEWDDSCLVVEEGVFVRKKRSIPLERIHGISITEGIWQRIAGVVQVHVETPGNVPGEAEVILRAIARKEARALQQCVERAKNRNGHVNEPEAAAHRSLSPLFTLTMKEIWIASLTSGGALGVVAALCAFLSQFSDFIPYEALVRDIQSTWNGHGRRYIALLILSILLAAYGVAIVQNMIRYASFVVRKQEDTIVIARGWLERKAVSVPVDRVQGVVIHESWLRRFFGYASVSIIHAGGALDGGPSGEVVLCPLVKKHRIVPIVQACLPEYRLDVPFCPLPQRAKSRYMLRPLYWLTIPVGVAAYMERPWGAALLLVLPLAAWIGARRYRAAGWALSSKQLSLRSGWFRRTTAHLFKRHVQSLEIETTWWQRKKQLATISASVMPVGTYSRVVDVDERDADLIYRWLQGERSNET, translated from the coding sequence ATGACGCGTAAAGCAAAACGCCGCCTCCATCCGATTGCCATTATGGCCGGGGTGGGAAAAGAATTGAAAAATATGATCGCCCCTCTTCTTGTCATCGTGGCAGCCGGCAGTCGCCATGGGTTTTCATGGAACGATATTCTTGTGCCGTTGGCCGCTCTCATCTACACGCTCGTCATGGGCGTTCTTTCTTGGGTTCGTTTTACATATGAGTGGGATGACAGTTGCTTGGTCGTTGAAGAAGGCGTGTTTGTTCGCAAAAAACGTTCCATTCCGTTGGAGCGCATTCATGGAATTTCCATAACGGAAGGAATCTGGCAGCGCATCGCTGGGGTGGTTCAAGTACACGTAGAAACGCCGGGGAATGTTCCGGGAGAAGCGGAGGTCATTCTTCGCGCCATCGCCCGAAAAGAAGCTCGCGCTCTGCAACAATGCGTGGAACGAGCGAAAAACAGGAATGGACACGTCAATGAGCCGGAAGCAGCCGCCCATCGTTCGCTGTCCCCGTTGTTTACGTTAACGATGAAAGAAATTTGGATCGCCTCATTGACAAGCGGAGGGGCGCTCGGCGTGGTCGCCGCTTTATGTGCGTTTTTGTCGCAATTTAGCGACTTCATTCCGTATGAGGCGCTTGTCCGTGATATTCAGTCGACATGGAACGGACACGGACGGCGGTATATTGCTCTATTGATCTTGTCGATTCTCTTGGCCGCCTATGGGGTAGCCATCGTGCAAAATATGATCCGGTACGCTTCGTTTGTCGTGCGGAAACAAGAAGATACCATTGTGATTGCTCGCGGATGGTTGGAACGAAAAGCAGTGTCCGTCCCTGTTGACCGCGTCCAAGGTGTCGTCATTCATGAGAGTTGGCTGCGACGTTTTTTCGGATACGCCTCTGTGTCCATTATTCATGCCGGCGGGGCGCTTGATGGCGGACCATCAGGGGAAGTCGTTCTTTGTCCGCTGGTCAAAAAGCATCGCATCGTACCGATTGTTCAGGCTTGTTTGCCCGAGTATCGCCTCGATGTGCCGTTTTGTCCGCTTCCTCAGCGGGCAAAAAGCCGGTACATGCTTCGCCCGCTTTATTGGTTGACGATTCCGGTTGGAGTGGCCGCGTATATGGAGCGTCCGTGGGGAGCGGCCCTGTTGCTTGTGCTGCCGCTCGCCGCATGGATCGGGGCGCGGCGCTACCGAGCCGCCGGCTGGGCGCTTTCTTCGAAGCAGCTGTCTCTCCGCAGCGGCTGGTTTCGGCGAACGACCGCGCATTTGTTCAAGCGCCACGTCCAATCGTTGGAAATCGAAACGACATGGTGGCAACGAAAAAAACAGTTGGCGACGATCTCGGCTTCCGTCATGCCGGTCGGCACCTACTCCCGTGTCGTGGATGTGGATGAAAGAGATGCGGATTTGATCTATCGCTGGCTGCAAGGAGAAAGGAGCAACGAAACGTGA
- a CDS encoding PH domain-containing protein, translating to MLANSGKPISEKAITVWRWTGALWALVSGAVIVGMAWVLARFHAPKWCLGMLACIWLIEVVLWVGWVPVLRQRRWRYAIREEEIDIQRGVWSTKRTLIPMTRVQYVDVRQGPLLKRYGLASIAVFTAAAAHEIPALPADEAEQLCRLIAEWAKVADDNDA from the coding sequence ATGCTTGCCAACAGCGGTAAACCGATTTCGGAAAAAGCCATCACCGTGTGGCGTTGGACCGGAGCGTTGTGGGCATTGGTTTCCGGCGCCGTCATTGTTGGAATGGCGTGGGTGCTGGCGCGCTTTCATGCCCCGAAATGGTGTTTGGGGATGTTAGCCTGCATCTGGTTGATCGAAGTGGTCCTATGGGTGGGATGGGTGCCTGTGCTTCGCCAGCGCCGTTGGCGTTACGCCATTCGCGAAGAAGAAATCGACATCCAGCGCGGGGTCTGGTCGACGAAGCGAACGCTCATTCCGATGACCCGCGTTCAGTATGTCGATGTGCGGCAAGGCCCGCTCCTGAAGCGGTATGGATTGGCTTCCATCGCTGTGTTTACGGCCGCGGCTGCTCATGAGATTCCCGCGCTGCCGGCGGACGAAGCCGAACAGCTTTGCCGTTTGATCGCCGAGTGGGCGAAGGTGGCGGATGACAATGACGCGTAA
- a CDS encoding amino acid permease: MNHSRPSLQKGLLPRHVQLMALGGMIGTGIFKGSSDTIHMAGPSVILTYLLGGALLFLIMAALAEMAIAYPGENVQHLIRRAFGFRWSFLVGWLYWANWTLVTVVELLAAGSFLRYWMPSVPLWLLALSCALFIIALNLFPVRYYGEAEFWLAGLKVAALAVFILLGAGMWFGVIEGADGNPWSRYATYDAWFPHGVGGMISALLVVMFSYGGAELIGVAVTEMKDADRVLPRVIQTTIWRVIGFYVLPIAIICGIMPWNAVSAENSPFVQVLEATGIPGAAHVMNAVLLVAVLSAANTGVYATSRLLFSMAEQGEASRRLLRTTRHGVPLYGMGMVAVCIALGVVGAYLAPGRIIGELMTIPGFTVLIVWMMIGAAQLKLRPHYDTNPFFRVKGFPYTTLIAVVSLGAIWVSFLFQRDHRIGSVLCLVILAVLAIYGASKEKQSRRSEQNVNEQSA; the protein is encoded by the coding sequence ATGAACCATTCCCGCCCCTCATTGCAAAAAGGGCTGCTGCCCCGCCATGTGCAGCTGATGGCGCTCGGCGGCATGATCGGCACCGGCATTTTTAAAGGGAGCTCTGATACGATTCACATGGCCGGACCGAGCGTTATTCTTACGTATCTCCTCGGCGGCGCGCTGTTGTTTCTCATTATGGCCGCCTTAGCGGAGATGGCCATCGCCTATCCGGGCGAAAACGTTCAGCATTTGATCCGCCGGGCGTTTGGCTTTCGCTGGTCGTTTCTCGTCGGGTGGCTGTATTGGGCGAACTGGACGTTGGTCACGGTCGTCGAGCTGCTGGCGGCAGGCAGTTTTTTGCGCTATTGGATGCCGTCGGTGCCGCTTTGGCTGCTCGCTCTTAGCTGCGCGCTGTTTATCATCGCGCTGAACTTGTTTCCGGTTCGCTACTATGGGGAAGCGGAATTTTGGCTCGCCGGGTTGAAAGTGGCGGCGCTAGCTGTGTTCATCTTGCTTGGGGCCGGCATGTGGTTCGGAGTGATCGAAGGAGCGGACGGAAACCCATGGAGCCGTTATGCGACGTACGACGCCTGGTTTCCGCATGGGGTCGGCGGCATGATCAGCGCCTTGCTTGTCGTCATGTTTTCATACGGCGGAGCGGAGCTGATCGGCGTAGCGGTGACGGAGATGAAAGACGCCGACCGGGTGCTGCCGCGGGTGATCCAAACGACGATATGGCGGGTCATCGGCTTTTATGTGCTGCCGATCGCCATCATTTGCGGCATCATGCCATGGAACGCCGTATCGGCGGAAAACAGCCCGTTCGTCCAAGTGCTCGAGGCCACCGGCATTCCGGGCGCCGCCCATGTGATGAACGCTGTTTTGCTTGTGGCCGTCTTATCGGCGGCCAATACGGGGGTGTACGCTACGTCCCGCTTGCTCTTTTCGATGGCTGAGCAAGGAGAGGCGAGCCGCCGCTTGTTGCGGACGACGCGACACGGGGTTCCGCTTTACGGGATGGGAATGGTCGCCGTCTGCATCGCTCTAGGGGTCGTTGGCGCGTACTTGGCGCCGGGGCGGATCATCGGCGAGTTGATGACGATTCCTGGGTTTACAGTGCTGATCGTCTGGATGATGATCGGCGCGGCCCAGCTGAAACTGCGGCCGCATTACGACACGAATCCGTTTTTCCGCGTCAAAGGATTTCCGTACACGACGCTCATCGCCGTCGTGTCGCTCGGCGCGATTTGGGTGAGCTTTTTATTCCAGCGTGATCATCGAATCGGATCGGTTCTTTGCCTTGTGATCTTGGCGGTTCTGGCGATATATGGGGCGAGCAAAGAAAAGCAAAGCCGGCGGTCGGAACAAAACGTCAACGAACAATCCGCCTAA
- a CDS encoding YdhK family protein: protein MKKLKMLLGTTSVMAALLLSACTGADDNQMSKENTASHTGHEGMNHSGSGEVPAGLKEAKQPAYPVGSKVIIHADHMPGMNGAEATVSGAFDTTVYTVTYTPTTGGPPVKNHKWVIHEEIENAGDNPFQPGDEVVLNADHMEGMKGAKAVIDSAQQTTVYMVDYIDTETGEQVTNHKWVTEDELSPAK, encoded by the coding sequence ATGAAAAAATTAAAAATGTTGCTAGGCACAACTTCGGTTATGGCAGCGCTCTTGTTATCCGCCTGCACCGGTGCAGACGACAACCAAATGTCAAAAGAAAATACGGCTTCTCACACCGGTCATGAGGGAATGAACCACTCGGGTTCAGGAGAGGTGCCGGCTGGATTGAAGGAAGCGAAACAGCCAGCCTATCCGGTTGGAAGCAAAGTCATCATTCACGCCGACCATATGCCAGGGATGAACGGGGCGGAAGCGACTGTTTCCGGGGCGTTTGACACGACTGTCTATACCGTGACGTACACGCCAACAACAGGTGGTCCTCCGGTCAAGAATCATAAATGGGTGATTCACGAAGAAATTGAAAACGCCGGTGACAACCCGTTCCAGCCGGGGGACGAAGTCGTCTTGAATGCCGACCATATGGAGGGGATGAAAGGCGCGAAAGCCGTCATCGACTCCGCCCAACAAACGACGGTGTATATGGTCGATTACATCGATACAGAGACCGGCGAACAAGTGACCAACCATAAATGGGTGACCGAAGATGAACTGTCGCCGGCGAAATAA
- a CDS encoding response regulator transcription factor, whose protein sequence is MYTLLLVDDEERMLDLLELYLAPNGYRCVKRRSGAEAIDYLRRHHADLVLLDVMMPELDGWETCRRIRSFSDVPIMMVTARDETADIVQGLKIGADDYVTKPFNEAELLARIEAVLRRTAGSHSAIRAAGLVWDEQEHTVRYGETPIALTPKEFAILGLLLKHPNQVFSRGQIIASLWGYLADTEERTVDSHVKNIREKLRRAGFPVDEHLQTVWGVGYKWNGHKS, encoded by the coding sequence ATGTATACGTTGTTGTTGGTCGATGATGAAGAGCGGATGCTTGATTTATTGGAATTGTATTTAGCGCCGAACGGCTACCGCTGCGTGAAACGGCGTTCGGGCGCGGAAGCCATTGACTATTTGCGGCGTCATCACGCCGATTTGGTGCTGCTCGATGTGATGATGCCAGAACTCGACGGATGGGAAACGTGCCGCCGCATCCGCTCGTTTTCTGATGTTCCGATTATGATGGTCACCGCCCGCGACGAGACGGCGGATATTGTCCAAGGATTGAAAATCGGAGCGGACGATTATGTGACGAAACCATTTAATGAAGCGGAGTTGCTTGCACGCATTGAAGCGGTGCTGCGCCGTACAGCCGGCAGCCATTCCGCCATTCGCGCGGCCGGGCTTGTGTGGGATGAACAAGAACATACGGTTCGCTACGGAGAAACACCGATTGCGCTGACACCGAAAGAGTTCGCCATTTTGGGACTATTGTTAAAACACCCGAATCAGGTGTTCAGCCGCGGGCAAATCATTGCATCGCTATGGGGTTATCTCGCTGACACAGAAGAAAGAACCGTTGACTCCCACGTGAAAAACATCCGCGAAAAACTGCGCCGGGCCGGGTTTCCGGTGGATGAACATTTGCAGACGGTGTGGGGCGTCGGCTACAAATGGAACGGGCACAAGTCATAA
- a CDS encoding sensor histidine kinase has protein sequence MRKLSWKLGMLFFAFVLAIEMVLFISLYATLVHARIEEEFAQLLARGNSHRNVLEKNYDHTTVEHVVMMESEAETDVVITDARRQIVSASSGIVPFARQLIPLTHGRSIPREGMMVETDWKRASHIAAVSPIQIKGETRGYVYMFQDTRSIRTMVYKLKHHFVVVGVLSVAITVLTIAFFSRAITMPLLRMKQATEALSRGDFSVRLEIKGNDELAQLGRAIQTLANDLAYLKQERSEFLASISHELRTPLTYVKGYADIARRPHLSEEERANYVAIIYEEAEKIEKMVKDLFELAKLEQHSFQIEKQPTNLCSFLAKLCEKLRPAFQEKSLSLVCQCPGSVTAAIDQERFEQVMINVLDNARKYAFPGTTVQIAVYPQKREVVVAVSDQGVGIPPEDVPRIFERFYRVDKSRSRTSGGTGLGLAIAKEIVEAHGGTIAARSEQGKETTILITLPEG, from the coding sequence GTGCGAAAGCTTTCTTGGAAACTCGGCATGCTGTTTTTTGCCTTTGTCTTGGCCATTGAAATGGTGCTGTTCATTTCCCTCTATGCAACGCTTGTCCATGCGCGCATCGAAGAAGAATTTGCCCAGCTTCTGGCGCGGGGGAACAGCCACCGCAATGTGTTGGAAAAAAATTACGATCACACAACGGTTGAGCATGTTGTTATGATGGAGTCCGAAGCTGAAACCGATGTCGTCATCACCGATGCCAGGCGCCAGATTGTATCGGCTTCTAGCGGCATTGTCCCGTTTGCGAGGCAACTGATTCCGTTGACTCACGGGCGCTCCATTCCCCGTGAAGGCATGATGGTCGAAACCGATTGGAAGCGGGCGTCCCATATCGCCGCTGTCAGCCCGATTCAAATCAAGGGCGAAACAAGAGGATATGTGTATATGTTTCAAGACACTCGCTCGATTCGGACGATGGTGTATAAACTAAAGCATCATTTCGTCGTCGTTGGCGTGCTGTCAGTGGCGATCACCGTGTTGACCATCGCCTTTTTCTCCCGCGCCATCACGATGCCGCTCCTTCGCATGAAACAGGCGACTGAGGCGCTCAGCCGAGGGGACTTTTCCGTCCGCCTCGAGATAAAAGGCAACGACGAGCTGGCGCAACTCGGAAGAGCGATTCAAACGCTGGCCAACGATTTAGCGTATTTGAAACAAGAGCGGAGCGAATTTTTAGCGAGCATCTCCCATGAATTGCGCACACCGCTGACGTATGTCAAAGGATACGCCGACATTGCCAGACGTCCGCATCTGTCTGAGGAGGAACGGGCGAACTATGTAGCGATCATTTACGAAGAAGCGGAAAAGATCGAAAAGATGGTCAAAGATTTGTTTGAATTAGCTAAGCTGGAGCAACACTCGTTCCAGATTGAAAAGCAGCCGACGAATCTTTGTTCGTTTTTGGCAAAATTGTGTGAAAAACTGCGCCCGGCATTTCAGGAAAAATCGCTGTCGCTTGTGTGTCAGTGCCCCGGTTCGGTCACAGCGGCGATCGACCAGGAGCGGTTTGAGCAAGTGATGATCAACGTGCTCGACAACGCGCGGAAATACGCGTTTCCTGGCACAACGGTACAGATCGCCGTCTATCCGCAAAAACGCGAGGTCGTCGTGGCCGTTTCCGATCAAGGGGTCGGCATCCCGCCGGAAGACGTGCCCCGGATTTTCGAGCGGTTTTATCGGGTTGATAAATCGCGATCGCGGACAAGCGGCGGGACCGGACTCGGTTTGGCCATTGCCAAAGAAATCGTCGAGGCGCACGGGGGAACGATCGCCGCTCGAAGCGAACAAGGAAAAGAAACGACCATCCTCATTACGCTGCCGGAGGGATGA